One genomic window of Streptomonospora nanhaiensis includes the following:
- the rplO gene encoding 50S ribosomal protein L15, which yields MSDYTPDEPLKLHHLRPAPGSNKAKTRKGRGEASKGKTAGRGTKGTKARSTVPFGFEGGQMPLIRRIPKLKGFSNARFKTTYQVVNLDRLSELFPEGGEVTVESLVAKGAVRKNQPVKVLGEGEISVAVQVTADAFSASAKEKITAAGGSVTER from the coding sequence ATGAGCGACTACACGCCCGACGAGCCGCTGAAGCTGCACCACCTGCGGCCGGCTCCGGGCTCCAACAAGGCCAAGACCCGCAAGGGTCGCGGCGAGGCGTCCAAGGGCAAGACCGCGGGCCGCGGCACCAAGGGCACCAAGGCCCGCTCCACGGTGCCGTTCGGCTTCGAGGGCGGCCAGATGCCCCTGATCCGGCGGATCCCCAAGCTCAAGGGCTTCAGCAACGCCCGGTTCAAGACCACCTACCAGGTGGTGAACCTCGACCGGCTGAGCGAGCTGTTCCCCGAGGGCGGCGAGGTCACCGTCGAGAGCCTGGTCGCCAAGGGCGCGGTCCGCAAGAACCAGCCCGTCAAGGTCCTGGGCGAGGGCGAGATCTCGGTGGCCGTCCAGGTCACCGCGGACGCGTTCTCCGCCTCGGCCAAGGAGAAGATCACCGCGGCCGGTGGCAGCGTCACCGAGCGGTAG
- the rpmD gene encoding 50S ribosomal protein L30 — protein MANKLKITQVRSKIGGKQKQRDSLRSLGLRKIGSSVVREDSPSVRGQINVVAHLVSVEEVDE, from the coding sequence ATGGCGAACAAGCTGAAGATCACCCAGGTCCGGTCCAAGATCGGCGGGAAGCAGAAGCAGCGCGACAGCCTGCGGTCGCTGGGACTGCGGAAGATCGGCTCGTCCGTGGTGCGTGAGGACAGCCCCTCGGTCCGCGGGCAGATCAACGTCGTCGCGCACCTCGTGAGCGTCGAGGAGGTCGACGAATGA
- the rpsE gene encoding 30S ribosomal protein S5: MAAAPRRGAGGERRDRRDDRRGGAADKGVSYIEKVVTINRVAKVVKGGRRFSFTALVVVGDGNGMVGVGYGKAKEVPAAIAKGVEEAKKNFFRVPRIQGTITHRVQGEEAAGVVLLRPAAPGTGVIAGGPVRAVLECAGIHDVLSKSLGSSNPLNIVHATVAALKDLNQPEEIAARRGLPIEDVAPAAMLRARAEAKAGA, from the coding sequence ATGGCTGCAGCTCCGCGGCGCGGCGCCGGTGGCGAGCGGCGTGACCGCCGTGACGATCGCCGCGGCGGCGCCGCAGACAAGGGTGTCTCCTACATCGAGAAGGTCGTGACCATCAACCGGGTCGCCAAGGTCGTCAAGGGTGGTCGGCGCTTCAGCTTCACCGCCCTGGTGGTTGTCGGCGACGGCAACGGCATGGTCGGCGTCGGCTACGGGAAGGCCAAAGAGGTCCCCGCCGCCATCGCCAAGGGTGTCGAGGAGGCGAAGAAGAACTTCTTCCGCGTCCCCCGCATCCAGGGCACGATCACGCACCGGGTCCAGGGCGAGGAGGCCGCCGGCGTGGTGCTGCTGCGCCCGGCCGCGCCCGGTACCGGTGTTATCGCCGGCGGTCCGGTGCGCGCCGTGCTGGAGTGCGCCGGTATCCACGACGTGCTGAGCAAGTCCCTGGGGTCCTCCAACCCGCTCAACATCGTGCACGCCACGGTCGCGGCGCTCAAGGACCTCAACCAGCCCGAGGAGATCGCGGCCCGCCGCGGTCTGCCCATCGAGGACGTGGCCCCGGCCGCGATGCTGCGCGCCCGCGCCGAGGCGAAGGCGGGTGCCTGA
- the rplR gene encoding 50S ribosomal protein L18 produces the protein MGKSTTLVRRGTAKRAASRARRHLRVRKKVSGTPERPRLVVFRSSKHMVAQIIDDTRHHTLVAASTLDRDIRDSEGTKTEKSRKVGELLAERAKAADISAVVFDRGGYQYHGRVAALADGARAGGLEF, from the coding sequence ATGGGTAAGAGCACGACGCTGGTCCGCAGGGGGACGGCCAAGCGCGCGGCTTCCCGTGCGCGCCGCCACCTTCGGGTCCGCAAGAAGGTCTCGGGCACGCCGGAGCGTCCGCGCCTGGTGGTGTTCCGCTCCTCCAAGCACATGGTCGCCCAGATCATCGACGACACCCGCCACCACACGCTGGTGGCGGCCTCCACGCTGGACCGCGACATCCGCGACAGCGAGGGCACCAAGACCGAGAAGTCCCGCAAGGTCGGCGAGCTCCTGGCGGAGCGCGCGAAGGCCGCCGACATCTCGGCGGTCGTCTTCGACCGCGGCGGCTACCAGTACCACGGCCGCGTCGCCGCGCTGGCCGACGGCGCGCGCGCCGGCGGACTGGAGTTCTGA
- the rplF gene encoding 50S ribosomal protein L6, translating to MSRIGRLPIEVPKGVEVTIDGQDVRVKGPKGELKNTVAEPITVQLEDGVIRVQRPDDKPDNRSLHGLTRALIANLIEGVSKGYSKTLEIHGVGYRVQARGSNLEFSLGYSHPVVVEPPEGITFRVEKPTLLHVEGIDKQLVGQVAANIRNLRKPDPYKGKGVRYQGEFIRRKAGKAGK from the coding sequence ATGTCGCGCATCGGACGACTCCCGATCGAGGTCCCCAAGGGCGTCGAGGTCACCATCGACGGGCAGGACGTCAGGGTCAAGGGTCCCAAGGGCGAACTGAAGAACACGGTCGCCGAGCCCATCACGGTGCAGCTGGAGGACGGCGTCATCCGCGTCCAGCGGCCCGACGACAAGCCGGACAACCGGTCGCTGCACGGCCTTACCCGCGCCCTGATCGCCAACCTGATCGAGGGTGTCTCCAAGGGCTACAGCAAGACGCTGGAGATCCACGGTGTGGGTTACCGCGTCCAGGCCAGGGGCTCGAACCTGGAGTTCTCGCTGGGCTACAGCCACCCCGTGGTGGTCGAGCCCCCGGAGGGGATCACCTTCCGCGTCGAGAAGCCGACCCTGCTGCACGTCGAGGGCATCGACAAGCAGCTCGTGGGTCAGGTCGCCGCGAACATTCGCAACCTGCGCAAGCCCGACCCGTACAAGGGCAAGGGCGTTCGCTACCAGGGCGAGTTCATCCGCCGCAAGGCCGGAAAGGCTGGTAAGTAG
- the rpsH gene encoding 30S ribosomal protein S8, giving the protein MTMTDPIADMLTRLRNANSAYHDTVTMPYSKIKAHIAEILQQEGFVQGWRTEEAAVGQNLVVDLKYGPTRERSIAGVRRVSKPGLRVYAKKDNLPRVLGGLGIAIISTSGGLMTDKQAKKRGVGGEVLAYVW; this is encoded by the coding sequence ATGACGATGACCGACCCGATCGCAGACATGCTGACGCGTCTGCGTAACGCGAATTCGGCATATCACGACACCGTGACCATGCCGTATTCCAAGATCAAGGCGCACATCGCCGAGATCCTCCAGCAGGAGGGCTTCGTCCAGGGCTGGCGCACCGAGGAGGCCGCGGTCGGCCAGAACCTCGTCGTCGACCTGAAGTACGGGCCCACGCGCGAGCGCTCCATCGCGGGCGTGCGCCGGGTGTCCAAGCCCGGTCTGCGCGTGTACGCGAAGAAGGACAACCTTCCGCGCGTCCTGGGCGGTCTCGGTATCGCCATCATCTCGACGTCCGGCGGTCTGATGACCGACAAGCAGGCCAAGAAGCGCGGCGTGGGCGGCGAAGTCCTCGCCTACGTCTGGTAG
- a CDS encoding type Z 30S ribosomal protein S14, whose product MAKKALIAKANRKPKFAVRAYTRCSRCGRPRAVFRKFGLCRICFREMAHRGELPGIAKSSW is encoded by the coding sequence ATGGCCAAGAAAGCACTGATCGCCAAGGCGAACCGGAAGCCGAAGTTCGCGGTTCGCGCGTATACTCGTTGCTCGCGGTGCGGTCGTCCGCGCGCCGTCTTCCGGAAGTTCGGCCTGTGCCGCATCTGCTTCCGCGAGATGGCCCACCGCGGCGAGCTTCCCGGTATCGCCAAGTCGAGCTGGTAG
- the rplE gene encoding 50S ribosomal protein L5: protein MTAQTETAAPPVPRLKEKYRSEIAAAIREEFGIKNVMQTPGLVKIVVNMGVGDAARDAKLIQGAVSDLSLITGQKPRINRAKKSIAQFKLREGQPIGASVTLRGDRMWEFLDRLLSLALPRIRDFRGLSPKQFDGNGNYTFGLTEQVMFHEIDPDKVDRQRGMDITVVTSATNDDEGRSLLKRLGFPFKES from the coding sequence ATGACGGCCCAGACTGAGACCGCCGCGCCGCCGGTTCCGCGGCTGAAGGAGAAGTACCGCTCCGAGATCGCTGCGGCGATCCGCGAGGAGTTCGGGATCAAGAACGTCATGCAGACCCCCGGTCTTGTCAAGATCGTGGTGAACATGGGCGTTGGCGACGCCGCGCGCGACGCCAAGCTGATCCAGGGTGCGGTCTCCGACCTGTCGCTGATCACCGGCCAGAAGCCGCGCATCAACCGCGCCAAGAAGTCCATCGCGCAGTTCAAGCTGCGCGAGGGCCAGCCGATCGGCGCCAGCGTCACGCTGCGCGGCGACCGCATGTGGGAGTTCCTCGACCGGCTGCTGTCGCTCGCGCTGCCGCGCATCCGCGACTTCCGCGGGCTGTCGCCGAAGCAGTTCGACGGCAACGGCAACTACACGTTCGGGCTGACCGAGCAGGTCATGTTCCACGAGATCGACCCCGACAAGGTCGACCGCCAGCGCGGCATGGACATCACGGTCGTCACCTCGGCGACCAACGACGACGAGGGGCGCAGCCTGCTGAAGCGGCTCGGTTTCCCCTTCAAGGAGTCCTAG
- the rplX gene encoding 50S ribosomal protein L24 — translation MKIKKDDEVIVIAGKDKGATGKVIKALPREQRVVVEGVNLIKKHKRANPASGQQGEVVTKEAPIHVSNVAIVEDGKPTRVGYRFDEDGTKVRISRRTGKDI, via the coding sequence ATGAAGATCAAGAAGGACGACGAGGTCATCGTCATCGCCGGCAAGGACAAGGGTGCCACCGGGAAGGTCATCAAGGCCCTTCCCCGGGAGCAGCGTGTCGTCGTCGAGGGCGTCAACCTCATCAAGAAGCACAAGAGGGCGAATCCGGCGAGCGGCCAGCAGGGCGAGGTCGTCACCAAGGAGGCGCCGATCCACGTGAGCAACGTCGCGATCGTGGAGGACGGCAAGCCGACCCGGGTGGGTTACCGCTTCGACGAAGACGGTACCAAGGTCCGGATCTCCCGCCGTACCGGTAAGGACATCTGA
- the rplN gene encoding 50S ribosomal protein L14, which produces MIQQESRLKVADNTGAKEILTIRVLGGSGRRYAGIGDTIVATVKDALPGAGVKKGDVVKAVIVRTSKERRRPDGSYIRFDENAAVLIKDGGDPRGTRIFGPVGRELRDKKFMRIISLAPEVL; this is translated from the coding sequence GTGATTCAGCAGGAGTCGCGACTCAAGGTCGCCGACAACACGGGGGCCAAGGAGATCCTGACCATCCGTGTCCTCGGTGGCTCGGGTCGGCGCTACGCGGGCATCGGCGACACCATCGTGGCGACGGTGAAGGACGCCCTTCCCGGCGCGGGCGTGAAGAAGGGCGATGTCGTCAAGGCCGTTATCGTGCGCACCTCCAAGGAGCGCCGCCGGCCCGACGGCTCCTACATCCGCTTCGATGAGAACGCCGCCGTGCTCATCAAGGACGGTGGGGACCCGCGCGGCACCCGCATCTTCGGCCCGGTCGGGCGCGAGCTGCGGGACAAGAAGTTCATGCGCATCATCTCGCTAGCGCCGGAGGTGCTCTAG
- the rpsQ gene encoding 30S ribosomal protein S17 produces the protein MSETTQGSGRNYRKVREGYVVSDKMEKTVVVEVEDRVKHALYGKVLRRTTKYKAHDEANSCGVGDRVRLMETRPMSATKRWRVVEILEKAK, from the coding sequence ATGAGCGAGACCACCCAGGGCTCGGGGCGCAACTACCGCAAGGTGCGCGAGGGCTACGTCGTCAGCGACAAGATGGAGAAGACCGTCGTTGTCGAGGTCGAGGACCGCGTGAAGCACGCGCTTTACGGCAAGGTCCTGCGCCGCACCACCAAGTACAAGGCCCACGACGAGGCGAACTCCTGCGGCGTCGGTGACCGGGTTCGCCTGATGGAGACCCGTCCGATGTCCGCGACCAAGCGCTGGCGCGTCGTGGAGATCCTGGAGAAGGCGAAGTAA
- the rpmC gene encoding 50S ribosomal protein L29: protein MAKSLTAQELRNESLEDLVGKLKEAKEELFNLRFQAATGQLDNHGRLRTVKREIARIYTVMREHELGIMPLAGESAEETKEAAE, encoded by the coding sequence ATGGCCAAGTCCCTGACCGCCCAAGAGCTGCGGAACGAGTCCCTCGAGGACCTGGTCGGCAAGCTCAAGGAGGCGAAGGAGGAGCTGTTCAACCTCCGCTTCCAGGCCGCCACCGGGCAGCTGGACAACCACGGCCGTCTGCGCACCGTGAAGCGCGAGATCGCTCGGATCTACACGGTCATGCGCGAGCACGAGCTGGGGATCATGCCGCTGGCCGGAGAGTCGGCTGAGGAGACGAAGGAAGCAGCCGAATGA
- the rplP gene encoding 50S ribosomal protein L16, which produces MLIPRKIKYRKQHHPSLKGRAKGGTKVNFGEYGIQALDAAYVTNRQIEAARIAMTRHIRRGGKVWINIFPDRPITKKPAETRMGSGKGSPEWWVAPVKPGRVMFELSGVPEPVAKEAMRRAMHKLPMKCKFVKREVEA; this is translated from the coding sequence ATGCTCATTCCCCGCAAGATCAAGTACCGCAAGCAGCACCACCCCAGCCTGAAGGGGCGGGCCAAGGGCGGCACGAAGGTCAACTTCGGTGAGTACGGCATCCAGGCCCTGGACGCCGCCTACGTCACCAACCGGCAGATCGAGGCCGCGCGTATCGCCATGACCCGGCACATCCGGCGTGGCGGCAAGGTCTGGATCAACATCTTCCCCGACCGCCCCATCACCAAGAAGCCGGCCGAGACCCGCATGGGTTCCGGTAAGGGCTCCCCCGAGTGGTGGGTCGCCCCGGTCAAGCCGGGCCGCGTCATGTTCGAGCTGTCGGGCGTGCCGGAGCCGGTGGCCAAGGAAGCCATGCGTCGCGCGATGCACAAGCTTCCGATGAAGTGCAAGTTCGTGAAGCGCGAAGTGGAGGCGTGA
- the rpsC gene encoding 30S ribosomal protein S3, with product MGQKVNPHGFRLGVTTDYKTRWYADKLYKDYVKEDVAIRRMLNRGMERAGISKVEIERTRERVRVDIHTARPGIVIGRRGSEADRIRADLEKLTNKKQVQLNILEVKNPEIDAQLVAQGVAEQLSSRVAFRRAMRKAMQSAMKSGAKGIRIQCGGRLGGAEMSRSEFYREGRVPLHTLRADIDYGFFEARTTFGRIGVKVWIYKGDAPATRAEREAAQAAQRAPGGAGGQRRERPQRRRRGGQGGPQGGQGQAAEAKSGAPAGAGQGADNSGNEGS from the coding sequence GTGGGGCAGAAGGTCAACCCGCACGGGTTCCGACTCGGTGTCACCACCGACTACAAGACCCGGTGGTATGCCGACAAGCTGTACAAGGACTACGTCAAGGAAGACGTGGCCATCCGCCGGATGCTGAACCGCGGCATGGAGCGCGCCGGGATCTCCAAGGTCGAGATCGAGCGCACCCGTGAGCGCGTCCGCGTCGACATCCACACCGCCCGGCCGGGCATCGTCATCGGCCGCCGCGGCTCGGAGGCCGACCGCATCCGCGCAGACCTGGAGAAGCTGACCAACAAGAAGCAGGTCCAGCTCAACATCCTTGAGGTCAAGAACCCCGAGATCGACGCCCAGCTCGTCGCTCAGGGTGTGGCCGAGCAGCTTTCCAGCCGAGTCGCGTTCCGGCGGGCCATGCGCAAGGCCATGCAGAGTGCCATGAAGAGCGGTGCCAAGGGCATCCGCATCCAGTGCGGCGGCCGCCTCGGCGGTGCCGAGATGTCCCGGTCGGAGTTCTACCGCGAGGGCCGCGTGCCCCTGCACACGCTCCGCGCCGACATCGACTACGGCTTCTTCGAGGCCCGCACCACCTTCGGCCGCATCGGCGTGAAGGTGTGGATCTACAAGGGCGACGCCCCGGCCACCCGCGCCGAGCGCGAGGCCGCCCAGGCGGCGCAGCGCGCCCCCGGCGGTGCCGGCGGCCAGCGCCGCGAGCGTCCGCAGCGGCGCCGCCGCGGCGGCCAGGGCGGTCCGCAGGGCGGCCAGGGCCAGGCGGCCGAGGCGAAGTCCGGCGCACCGGCCGGGGCCGGCCAGGGTGCCGACAACTCCGGGAACGAGGGGAGCTGA
- the rplV gene encoding 50S ribosomal protein L22: MGTRAQARFVRVTPRKARRVVDLIRGLPADEAQAVLRFAPQAASEPVGKVLASAIANAEHNDKLDRENLVVGGAWVDEGPTLKRIRPRGFGRAFRVTKRTSHITVVVEPRDAASSSKTSSSKTKERTR; encoded by the coding sequence ATGGGAACGAGGGCACAGGCACGGTTCGTCCGTGTTACGCCCCGAAAGGCCCGCCGTGTGGTGGACCTTATTCGCGGGTTGCCCGCTGACGAGGCACAGGCGGTGCTCCGGTTCGCGCCCCAGGCGGCGAGCGAGCCGGTGGGCAAGGTGCTCGCGAGCGCCATCGCCAATGCCGAGCACAACGACAAGCTGGACCGCGAGAATCTGGTGGTCGGTGGCGCCTGGGTGGACGAGGGTCCGACCCTGAAGCGCATCCGGCCGCGGGGCTTCGGCCGCGCGTTCCGGGTCACCAAGCGGACGAGCCACATCACCGTGGTCGTTGAGCCGCGTGACGCCGCCTCGTCGTCCAAGACGTCGTCGTCCAAGACGAAGGAGAGGACCCGATAG
- the rpsS gene encoding 30S ribosomal protein S19: MPRSLKKGPFVDDHLMKKVEEQNEKGTKNVIKTWSRRSMIVPEMIGHTIAVHNGKTHIPVFITEAMVGHKLGEFAPTRTFRSHVKEDRRSRR, translated from the coding sequence ATGCCACGTAGCCTGAAGAAGGGCCCGTTCGTCGACGACCACCTCATGAAGAAGGTGGAGGAGCAGAACGAAAAGGGCACCAAGAACGTCATCAAGACGTGGTCGCGCCGGTCCATGATCGTCCCTGAGATGATCGGCCACACGATCGCCGTCCACAACGGCAAGACGCACATCCCGGTGTTCATCACCGAGGCCATGGTCGGTCACAAGCTCGGCGAGTTCGCTCCCACGCGCACTTTCCGCAGCCACGTCAAGGAAGACCGGCGCAGCCGCCGCTAG
- the rplB gene encoding 50S ribosomal protein L2, whose product MGIRKYKPTSPGRRGSSVADFVEITRSHPEKSLVRPLHSKGGRNGQGRITARHQGGGHKRAYRVIDFRRHDKDGVPAKVAHIEYDPNRTARIALLHYVDGEKRYILAPTGIQQGQRIENGPGADIKPGNCLPLRNIPTGTFVHAVELKPGGGAKLGRSAGSQIQLLAKEGNYATLRMPSGEMRQVLVTCRATVGQVGNAEQSNINWGKAGRNRWRGKRPSVRGVAMNPVDHPLGGGEGKSSGGRHPVSPWGKPEGRTRKPKKDSDRLIVRRRSKKKR is encoded by the coding sequence ATGGGCATTCGTAAGTACAAGCCGACCTCACCAGGTCGCCGCGGCTCCAGCGTGGCCGACTTCGTCGAGATCACGCGCTCCCACCCGGAGAAGTCGCTGGTGCGTCCGCTGCACTCCAAGGGCGGGCGCAACGGCCAGGGCCGCATCACCGCGCGCCACCAGGGCGGCGGCCACAAGCGGGCCTACCGGGTGATCGACTTCCGCCGGCACGACAAGGACGGGGTTCCCGCCAAGGTCGCGCACATCGAGTACGACCCGAACCGGACCGCGCGGATCGCGCTGCTGCACTACGTCGACGGGGAGAAGCGCTACATCCTCGCCCCGACCGGCATCCAGCAGGGCCAGCGGATCGAGAACGGCCCCGGCGCCGACATCAAGCCCGGCAACTGCCTCCCGCTGCGCAACATCCCCACGGGTACGTTCGTGCACGCGGTCGAGCTGAAGCCGGGCGGCGGCGCCAAGCTGGGCCGCTCCGCCGGCTCGCAGATCCAGCTGCTGGCCAAGGAGGGCAACTACGCCACGCTGCGCATGCCCTCCGGCGAGATGCGGCAGGTGCTCGTCACCTGCCGCGCGACGGTGGGCCAGGTCGGCAACGCCGAGCAGTCCAACATCAACTGGGGCAAGGCCGGCCGCAACCGCTGGCGCGGCAAGCGCCCCTCGGTCCGCGGTGTGGCGATGAACCCGGTCGACCACCCGCTCGGCGGTGGCGAGGGCAAGAGCTCGGGCGGCCGGCACCCGGTCAGCCCGTGGGGCAAGCCCGAGGGGCGGACCCGCAAGCCGAAGAAGGACAGTGACCGGCTCATCGTGCGTCGGCGTAGCAAGAAGAAGCGGTAA
- the rplW gene encoding 50S ribosomal protein L23, whose amino-acid sequence MRIPDPRDIIIEPVISEKSYGLMDQNKYTFLVQPTANKTQIKIAVEKIFDVKVTNVNTINRQGKRKRTRFGYGKRPDTKRAIVSLREGDRIDIFGV is encoded by the coding sequence GTGAGGATCCCCGACCCTCGGGACATCATCATCGAGCCGGTGATCTCCGAGAAGAGCTACGGGCTCATGGACCAGAACAAGTACACGTTCCTGGTGCAGCCCACGGCCAACAAGACGCAGATCAAGATCGCGGTGGAGAAGATCTTCGACGTGAAGGTCACCAACGTGAACACGATCAACCGGCAGGGCAAGCGCAAGCGCACCCGGTTCGGTTACGGCAAGCGTCCTGACACCAAGCGCGCGATCGTCAGCCTGCGCGAGGGCGACCGGATCGACATCTTCGGCGTCTAG
- the rplD gene encoding 50S ribosomal protein L4, with the protein MATTVEVKSPEGKAGRSVELPESIFDQKVNIPLMHQVVNGQQAAARQGTHSTKTRGEVRGGGKKPYRQKGTGRARQGSTRAPQFTGGGVVHGPKPRDYSQRTPKKMKAAALRGALSDRARHNRVHIISEFLGEDVTSQRTKTALKALRGITESTKVLVVLDRDDHHNRTALRNLPEVHILDADQVNTYDVLRADDIVFTERGYDEFVAHAQGGARAAEAQEEDQ; encoded by the coding sequence ATGGCCACCACCGTTGAGGTGAAGAGCCCCGAGGGCAAGGCCGGCCGCAGCGTCGAACTGCCGGAGTCGATCTTCGACCAGAAGGTCAACATCCCGCTGATGCACCAGGTCGTGAACGGCCAGCAGGCCGCCGCCCGCCAGGGCACGCACTCGACCAAGACCCGCGGCGAGGTCCGCGGCGGCGGCAAGAAGCCGTACCGCCAGAAGGGCACCGGCCGGGCCCGCCAGGGCTCGACCCGCGCGCCGCAGTTCACCGGCGGCGGCGTCGTCCACGGCCCCAAGCCGCGCGACTACAGCCAGCGCACGCCCAAGAAGATGAAGGCCGCGGCCCTGCGCGGCGCGCTCTCCGACCGCGCCCGCCACAACCGCGTCCACATCATCAGCGAGTTCCTGGGCGAGGACGTCACCAGCCAGCGCACCAAGACCGCTCTGAAGGCGCTGCGCGGCATCACCGAGTCCACCAAGGTGCTCGTGGTCCTGGACCGCGACGACCACCACAACCGGACGGCGCTGCGCAACCTCCCCGAGGTGCACATCCTCGACGCCGACCAGGTGAACACCTACGACGTCCTGCGCGCCGACGACATCGTCTTCACCGAGCGCGGCTACGACGAGTTCGTGGCCCACGCCCAGGGCGGCGCCCGGGCCGCGGAGGCTCAGGAGGAGGACCAGTGA
- the rplC gene encoding 50S ribosomal protein L3 produces the protein MATKQIKGVLGEKLGMTQVFDDAGRIVPVTVLKAGPCVVTRVRTPDTDGYSAIQLGYGKINPRKVNKPLGDYLRKHDLTPRRHYVEVRTTDATEYQLGQEVTAEAFEAGQLVDVTGKSKGKGYAGVMKRHGFRGLSATHGTQRKHRSPGSIGGCATPGRVFKGLRMAGRMGNARTTVQNLTVHSVDADKGLILVKGAVPGPNGGLVLVRTAVKGDK, from the coding sequence ATGGCCACCAAGCAGATCAAGGGAGTTCTGGGCGAGAAGCTCGGCATGACCCAGGTCTTCGACGACGCGGGCAGGATCGTGCCCGTGACTGTCCTGAAGGCCGGTCCGTGCGTTGTGACGCGCGTCCGCACTCCGGATACCGATGGCTACTCCGCCATCCAGCTCGGCTACGGGAAGATCAACCCGCGCAAGGTGAACAAGCCCCTCGGCGACTACCTGCGCAAGCACGATCTGACCCCGCGCCGCCACTACGTCGAGGTCCGCACCACCGACGCCACCGAGTACCAGCTCGGCCAGGAGGTCACCGCCGAGGCGTTCGAGGCCGGCCAGCTGGTCGACGTGACCGGCAAGAGCAAGGGCAAGGGCTACGCCGGCGTCATGAAGCGCCACGGGTTCCGCGGCCTCAGCGCCACGCACGGTACCCAGCGCAAGCACCGCTCGCCCGGCTCCATCGGCGGCTGCGCCACGCCCGGCCGCGTGTTCAAGGGCCTGCGGATGGCGGGGCGCATGGGCAACGCGCGCACGACCGTCCAGAACCTGACCGTCCACTCCGTGGACGCGGACAAGGGCCTGATCCTGGTCAAGGGCGCCGTGCCCGGCCCCAACGGCGGGCTGGTGCTCGTCCGCACCGCCGTGAAGGGGGACAAGTAA
- the rpsJ gene encoding 30S ribosomal protein S10, translating into MAGQKIRIRLKAYDHEVIDSSARKIVETVTRTGASVAGPVPLPTEKNVYCVIRSPHKYKDSREHFEMRTHKRLIDIIDPTPKTVDSLMRLDLPAGVDIEIKL; encoded by the coding sequence ATGGCGGGACAGAAGATCCGCATTCGGCTCAAAGCCTATGACCATGAGGTCATCGACAGCTCGGCTCGCAAGATCGTCGAGACCGTGACGCGGACTGGCGCGAGCGTCGCTGGCCCGGTGCCGTTGCCGACGGAGAAGAACGTTTACTGCGTCATCCGCTCGCCGCACAAGTACAAGGACTCGCGCGAGCACTTCGAGATGCGCACGCACAAGCGGCTGATCGACATCATCGACCCGACGCCGAAGACCGTCGACTCGCTCATGCGGCTCGACCTTCCGGCCGGCGTCGACATCGAGATCAAGCTTTAA